A genomic segment from Chelonoidis abingdonii isolate Lonesome George chromosome 24, CheloAbing_2.0, whole genome shotgun sequence encodes:
- the RNF224 gene encoding RING finger protein 224 translates to MSQALSRDGAEDMEPGAEADSLPPSRGSHKIDCIICYSSYNLSSRLPRRLYCGHTFCQACIKRLDAIANEQRWILCPQCRQSTPTPHGGITMLDLDLAVFLAVKSEKEHPQASGRPEADSAFKASSKEKPVTQQPLGLCQETVPQLQFPRSSCCGRCLCCGAMADFET, encoded by the coding sequence atGTCTCAGGCCCTGAGCAGGGACGGCGCAGAGGACATGGAGCCTGGAGCCGAGGCtgattccctccctcccagccgaGGCAGCCATAAGATCGACTGCATCATCTGCTATTCCTCCTACAACTTGTCCAGCAGACTCCCGCGCCGGCTCTACTGTGGCCACACCTTCTGCCAGGCCTGTATCAAGCGCCTCGATGCCATAGCCAATGAGCAGCGGTGGATCCTCTGTCCACAGTGCCGCCAGAGCACGCCTACGCCCCACGGAGGCATCACCATGCTCGACCTGGACCTGGCAGTGTTCCTAGCGGTGAAGTCTGAGAAGGAGCATCCCCAGGCGTCTGGCAGGCCCGAGGCTGACTCAGCTTTCAAAGCATCCTCCAAAGAGAAGCCAGTCACACAGCAGCCTTTGGGGCTCTGTCAGGAGACAGTGCCCCAGCTGCAGTTCCCCCGAAGCAGCTGCTGTGGACGGTGCCTGTGTTGCGGGGCTATGGCTGACTTTGAGACCTAA